A portion of the Streptomyces erythrochromogenes genome contains these proteins:
- a CDS encoding endonuclease/exonuclease/phosphatase family protein, translated as MLVPTGRGRGLLIATGAVCAALTMALHTRIPNGAVNLGSLFQTFLPWAGLSVPVLLVAAAVRRSRLAAVAVLAPLAVWGLLFGGTLADKRSGSGNFTVVSHNVDEDNPDPARTARALAASGADVLALEEMSSKATPFYERELAAGYPYRSDTLGVRLWSKHPLNGVEAVPIMPWTRAVRATVATPHGPVAVFAAHLASVRLTPDAGFTTDRRNDAARKLAAAVRAEPLDRVVVMGDFNGTADDSALRPVTSQLTSAQRAAGAGFGFTWPAPFPMVRIDQILVKGMSTTSSWTLPATGSDHLPVAASLRL; from the coding sequence ATACTCGTGCCCACCGGCCGTGGCCGCGGCTTGCTGATCGCCACCGGCGCGGTGTGTGCGGCCCTGACGATGGCCCTGCACACCAGAATCCCGAACGGGGCCGTCAACCTCGGCAGCCTGTTCCAGACCTTCCTGCCCTGGGCCGGGCTGAGTGTCCCCGTCCTCCTCGTGGCGGCGGCAGTACGCCGCTCCCGGCTCGCGGCCGTCGCCGTCCTGGCCCCCCTAGCCGTCTGGGGCCTCCTTTTCGGCGGGACCCTCGCTGACAAGCGATCCGGCAGCGGGAACTTCACCGTGGTAAGCCACAACGTGGACGAGGACAATCCCGATCCGGCGCGGACCGCGCGAGCGCTTGCCGCATCGGGCGCGGACGTGCTGGCCCTGGAAGAGATGTCCTCGAAGGCCACGCCCTTCTACGAACGCGAGCTTGCCGCCGGCTATCCGTACCGCTCCGACACTCTCGGCGTCAGACTGTGGAGCAAGCACCCCCTGAACGGCGTGGAAGCGGTGCCGATCATGCCGTGGACACGTGCCGTACGGGCCACCGTAGCGACCCCGCACGGCCCTGTCGCGGTCTTCGCCGCCCACCTCGCTTCGGTACGCCTGACCCCGGACGCCGGATTTACCACCGACCGCCGCAATGACGCGGCCCGGAAGCTGGCCGCGGCCGTGCGGGCAGAGCCGCTGGACAGGGTCGTCGTGATGGGTGACTTCAACGGCACGGCGGATGACTCGGCTTTGCGACCGGTGACCTCCCAGCTGACCTCCGCTCAGCGCGCGGCGGGCGCAGGCTTCGGATTCACCTGGCCCGCTCCGTTCCCCATGGTCCGCATCGACCAGATCCTGGTGAAGGGGATGAGCACGACCTCCTCGTGGACCCTTCCCGCTACCGGCAGCGACCACCTCCCCGTCGCGGCCTCCCTCCGGCTGTGA
- a CDS encoding helix-turn-helix domain-containing protein gives MSEESERLAKALIEFREAEGISVMELAHRTQLSRATIRFHEDGEGLPTSLAARCFEEVLGWAPGSIPTASRGTTDLELPPDSGTVTG, from the coding sequence ATGAGCGAAGAATCCGAGCGGCTGGCGAAAGCTCTCATCGAGTTCCGGGAAGCCGAGGGCATCTCCGTGATGGAGCTTGCGCATCGCACCCAGTTGAGCCGGGCGACCATCAGGTTCCACGAGGATGGCGAAGGCCTGCCCACTTCCCTCGCGGCCCGCTGTTTCGAGGAAGTGCTCGGCTGGGCACCGGGCAGCATCCCGACCGCTTCGCGCGGGACGACGGATCTCGAGCTCCCGCCGGACTCCGGCACTGTCACTGGGTAG
- a CDS encoding arylsulfatase, with the protein MLFIVFDDTGFGQFGCYGSPIETPNLDALAAGGLLYSNMHTTALCSPSRSCIITGRNHHANGMAAITELATGYPGYNGQIPFENGFLSEMLLQHGYNTYMVGKWHLMPSEQESAAGPYDRWPLGRGFERFYGFLGGDTSQWYPDLVYDNHQVEPPATPQEGYHLTEDLVERAMSFIADAKQVAPDKPFFLNLCPGATHAPHHVPKEWADRYRGRFDDGWDAYREQTFARQKQLGVVPADARLSPRDPDVPTWESLSPEARRLAARMMEVYAGFLSHTDHHIGRLVDFLKETGEFDNTLIMVVSDNGASAEGGATGTTNEVQFFNNAPETLEESLTQIDELGGPSTFNHYPWGWTWAGNTPFRRWKRETYRGGVSDPFLVHWPDGIKARGEIRDQFAHIIDMVPTVLDVLGIEAPTTIRGVTQSPLHGVSFAHTFDDAGAASRHHTQYYEMLGHRAIDHDGWRAVCPWPGPSFEEAERPFGTPITMADLDDLDAHHWELYHVDEDIAETRNLAQEHRSKLIEMIALWYVEAGKYNVMPIDGSVLQRIMTERPQITENRTSYTFRSGTQAVPAAVAPRVLNRPHSVTADVEIPPGGAQGVLLCQGTNAGGWSLYVKDGHLHYAHNYVQRALHHVASSETVPEGRHALRFEFEPTGAPDIAHGKGAPGRAQLYIDGRLVGETEMPVTTPITFNPGGMACGANPGSAVTPDYQAPFRFTGTLHSVTVDLSGDLIVDAESEMRMHMARQ; encoded by the coding sequence GTGTTGTTCATCGTGTTCGACGACACGGGGTTCGGGCAGTTCGGCTGCTACGGCAGTCCGATCGAGACGCCGAATCTGGACGCGCTGGCCGCAGGCGGGCTGCTGTACAGCAACATGCACACCACCGCGCTGTGCTCGCCGTCGCGCTCCTGCATCATCACGGGCCGCAACCACCATGCCAACGGCATGGCCGCGATCACGGAACTGGCCACCGGCTACCCGGGCTACAACGGGCAGATCCCGTTCGAGAACGGGTTCCTGTCGGAGATGCTGCTGCAGCACGGCTACAACACGTACATGGTCGGCAAGTGGCACCTGATGCCCTCGGAGCAGGAGTCGGCGGCCGGGCCGTACGACCGGTGGCCGCTGGGGCGGGGCTTCGAGCGGTTCTACGGGTTCCTCGGCGGCGACACGAGCCAGTGGTATCCGGACCTGGTGTACGACAACCACCAGGTCGAGCCGCCGGCCACGCCGCAGGAGGGCTACCACCTGACGGAGGACCTGGTCGAGCGGGCGATGTCGTTCATCGCCGACGCCAAGCAGGTCGCCCCGGACAAGCCGTTCTTCCTGAACCTGTGCCCCGGCGCGACCCATGCCCCGCACCATGTGCCCAAGGAGTGGGCCGACCGCTACCGGGGACGGTTCGACGACGGCTGGGACGCCTACCGCGAGCAGACCTTCGCCCGGCAGAAGCAGCTCGGCGTGGTGCCCGCCGACGCCCGCCTGTCCCCGCGCGATCCGGACGTGCCCACGTGGGAGTCGCTGTCCCCGGAGGCAAGGAGACTTGCCGCGCGGATGATGGAGGTCTACGCCGGGTTCCTCTCCCACACCGACCACCACATCGGGCGGCTGGTGGACTTCCTGAAGGAGACAGGCGAGTTCGACAACACGCTGATCATGGTGGTCTCCGACAACGGTGCGAGCGCCGAGGGCGGGGCGACCGGCACCACCAACGAAGTGCAGTTCTTCAACAACGCGCCCGAGACGCTGGAGGAGAGCCTGACGCAGATCGACGAGCTCGGCGGCCCCTCCACGTTCAACCACTACCCGTGGGGATGGACCTGGGCGGGCAACACGCCGTTCCGGCGGTGGAAGCGGGAGACCTACCGCGGCGGCGTCAGCGACCCGTTCCTCGTCCACTGGCCCGACGGCATCAAGGCCCGAGGTGAGATCCGCGACCAGTTCGCGCACATCATCGACATGGTGCCCACCGTCCTGGACGTGCTCGGCATCGAGGCGCCCACGACCATTCGGGGGGTCACCCAGTCACCCCTGCACGGGGTCAGCTTCGCGCACACCTTCGACGACGCTGGCGCGGCGAGCCGCCACCACACCCAGTACTACGAGATGCTCGGGCACCGGGCGATCGACCACGACGGATGGCGGGCGGTCTGTCCCTGGCCCGGTCCCTCGTTCGAGGAGGCCGAGCGGCCCTTCGGCACTCCGATCACCATGGCCGACCTCGACGACCTCGACGCCCACCACTGGGAGCTCTACCACGTCGACGAGGACATCGCCGAAACCCGGAACCTCGCCCAGGAGCACCGCAGCAAACTCATCGAGATGATCGCGCTGTGGTACGTGGAGGCCGGCAAGTACAACGTGATGCCGATCGACGGCAGCGTCCTGCAGCGCATCATGACCGAGCGCCCGCAGATCACCGAGAACCGCACCAGCTACACCTTCCGTTCCGGCACCCAGGCCGTGCCCGCCGCAGTCGCCCCCCGGGTCCTCAACCGCCCCCACAGCGTCACCGCCGACGTCGAGATCCCGCCCGGCGGCGCGCAGGGCGTCCTGCTCTGCCAGGGCACCAACGCCGGCGGCTGGTCCCTCTACGTCAAGGACGGCCACCTCCACTACGCCCACAACTACGTCCAACGGGCCCTGCACCACGTCGCCTCCAGCGAAACCGTGCCCGAGGGGCGGCACGCGCTGCGCTTCGAGTTCGAGCCCACCGGCGCCCCCGACATCGCCCACGGCAAGGGCGCACCCGGCCGCGCCCAGCTCTACATCGACGGCCGCCTCGTCGGCGAGACCGAGATGCCGGTCACCACGCCGATCACCTTCAATCCGGGCGGCATGGCTTGCGGCGCCAATCCCGGATCTGCCGTCACCCCCGACTACCAGGCGCCGTTCCGCTTCACCGGCACTCTTCACAGCGTCACCGTCGACCTGTCCGGCGACCTCATCGTCGACGCCGAGAGCGAGATGCGCATGCACATGGCCCGCCAGTGA
- a CDS encoding nSTAND1 domain-containing NTPase, giving the protein MPRPERPLDPDSGPLTQFAADLRKLREAAGRPPYRALAKRAHYSSTTLSDAAGGDALPSLAVTLAYVEACQGDRREWEARWHTTAAEIAATAQHHQPTETDHRTAPYAGLSAFQPEDADRFFGREHLTAELLAKVRDHRFLTVFGPSGSGKSSLLRAGLVARTRTTGQPVILFTPGPHPVEECAIHLAAATGEAPGTLLTELRNDPATLHLRIRQTALGHPPATGTDILIVVDQFEEVFTLCRDQDERDAFIAVLIAAAATPTSRTRVVLGVRADFYGHCVQNPHLVEAMRDAQIAVGPMTSQELREAITGPAALADCTVTGPLLAAVVADATGQPGALPLVSHAMVETWRRRCGSRLTLDGYLAAGGIQHALAHTAEAAYAALTPAQQDHARSLFLRLTALGDGTEDTRRRITTNELAPGPDTAHVLESLARQRLVTLDDGCVEITHEAIIRCWPRLRGWLTEDRDRLLLHRQLTDATADWEAQGHDPHTLYRGARLAAALDLAAAYDSRLTSKERRFLDAAREAQAGETAAVRRRTVRLRQLVTLLTVLVVIAATAGALAVDSRDSAIRQRNVAIARKAAADAAEVRRHDPALAAQLNLAAHRLAATRDVRDQLMSTFATPYTSRLTGHTSDVVSISVAPDSTLLATASWDRTARLWDIKDAHHPVQLAAVRRPERLVSVAFDGTGRILATAGERSVRLWDVTNRRAPAELAALPDQPSAAPSWVAYGPGGSGVLATGHTDGTTRLWNAADPRRPRLLATLPGHTAAVTSVAFSPDRHTMATTGDTTARVWDVGDPAVPRLLDVLRGHTDTVTSSAFSPGGTTLATGSWDRTARIWHLAAGRRTPPQPQPQPPAVLPGHPAIVWSVAFSPDGTTLVTVGGSTHFWDVTTPAAPRRTSTIQGGFYQAAFSPDGRVLANSDRLLDLRDLSLATHDDVVTSLAFAPGGRLLASASWDGTARLWQVTGGRALRPLSALHGHTRFVRCVTFSPDGRTLVTASEDGTARVWNVTDPRKPQLTSVIAPDAGEVGGTAFAPDGRLLAIWAQATAGLWDLTDPAGPRRLSRIAEDGQHITAASFRPDGRTLVTSAGESGSLAFWDITRPRTPRELPSPLHSLPLTGGVFSPDNRRLAAFHRTDKTIWLVDVHDLHHPAKTTQLPASGSWIYTLAFDAEGHRLAAGTADSKALLWDLTGPATPTVLTGHANPVPAVAFSPDGATLATGGNDFTIRLWDTHLHAVTARICDSAHPRITKAQWTQHFPALDFTPPCPAP; this is encoded by the coding sequence ATGCCACGCCCCGAACGCCCGCTCGACCCGGACTCCGGTCCGCTCACCCAGTTCGCAGCCGACCTCCGCAAACTGCGCGAGGCAGCCGGCCGGCCGCCCTACCGGGCACTGGCGAAACGGGCGCACTACTCGTCCACCACCCTCTCGGACGCCGCGGGCGGTGACGCGCTCCCGAGCCTCGCCGTCACGCTCGCCTACGTCGAAGCGTGCCAGGGCGACCGCCGTGAATGGGAAGCCCGGTGGCACACGACCGCCGCCGAGATCGCCGCGACCGCACAACACCACCAGCCCACCGAAACCGACCACCGGACCGCGCCCTACGCCGGACTGTCCGCCTTCCAACCCGAGGACGCCGACCGCTTCTTCGGCCGCGAACACCTGACCGCCGAGCTCCTCGCAAAGGTCCGCGACCACCGCTTCCTGACCGTCTTCGGACCCTCCGGATCGGGAAAGTCCTCGCTGCTGCGCGCCGGACTCGTCGCCCGCACCCGCACGACCGGACAGCCGGTGATCCTCTTCACCCCCGGCCCGCACCCCGTCGAGGAATGCGCCATCCACCTCGCCGCCGCAACGGGGGAGGCCCCCGGCACGCTGCTCACCGAACTGCGCAACGACCCCGCCACCCTGCACCTGCGCATCCGGCAGACCGCCCTCGGCCACCCCCCGGCCACCGGCACCGACATCCTCATCGTCGTCGACCAGTTCGAGGAGGTCTTCACCCTCTGCCGGGACCAGGACGAGCGCGACGCGTTCATCGCCGTGCTGATCGCGGCCGCCGCCACCCCGACCAGCCGGACCCGGGTCGTGCTCGGCGTACGCGCCGACTTCTACGGCCACTGCGTCCAAAACCCCCACCTCGTCGAAGCGATGCGCGACGCACAGATCGCGGTCGGCCCGATGACCAGCCAGGAACTCCGCGAGGCCATCACCGGCCCGGCCGCACTCGCCGACTGCACGGTCACCGGCCCGCTCCTCGCGGCCGTGGTCGCGGACGCGACCGGCCAGCCGGGCGCACTGCCCCTGGTCTCCCACGCCATGGTCGAAACCTGGCGCCGCCGCTGCGGCAGCCGCCTCACCCTCGACGGATACCTCGCGGCCGGCGGAATCCAGCACGCCCTCGCCCACACCGCGGAAGCCGCCTACGCAGCCCTGACACCGGCACAGCAGGACCACGCCAGGTCACTGTTCCTGCGGCTCACCGCACTCGGCGACGGCACCGAAGACACCCGGCGCCGCATCACCACGAACGAACTCGCCCCGGGCCCCGACACCGCCCACGTACTCGAATCCCTCGCCCGCCAACGGCTCGTCACCCTCGACGACGGCTGCGTCGAGATCACCCACGAGGCCATCATCCGCTGCTGGCCCAGACTGCGCGGCTGGCTCACCGAGGACCGCGACCGCCTCCTCCTGCACCGCCAGCTCACCGACGCCACCGCCGACTGGGAGGCACAGGGCCACGACCCGCACACCCTCTACCGGGGCGCCCGCCTCGCCGCGGCCCTCGACCTGGCCGCCGCCTACGACAGCCGCCTGACCTCCAAGGAACGACGCTTCCTCGACGCCGCCCGCGAAGCACAGGCAGGCGAGACGGCCGCGGTCAGGCGACGCACGGTCCGCCTGCGCCAACTCGTCACCCTGCTCACCGTGCTGGTGGTCATCGCGGCGACCGCGGGCGCACTGGCCGTCGACTCCCGCGACTCGGCCATCCGCCAGCGCAACGTCGCCATCGCACGCAAAGCCGCAGCCGACGCGGCCGAGGTACGCCGGCACGACCCCGCCCTCGCCGCGCAGCTGAACCTGGCCGCCCACCGGCTGGCAGCCACCCGCGACGTCCGCGACCAGCTCATGAGCACCTTCGCGACCCCCTACACCAGCCGGCTCACCGGTCACACCTCCGACGTGGTCTCGATCTCCGTAGCCCCGGACAGCACGCTCCTGGCCACCGCGAGCTGGGACCGCACGGCCCGGCTGTGGGACATCAAAGACGCCCACCACCCCGTACAACTGGCCGCCGTGCGCCGGCCCGAACGCCTCGTGTCGGTCGCCTTCGACGGGACCGGCCGCATCCTGGCCACGGCCGGCGAACGCTCCGTCCGCCTGTGGGACGTGACGAACCGGCGCGCGCCCGCCGAGCTCGCCGCCCTGCCCGACCAGCCGTCCGCCGCCCCGAGCTGGGTGGCGTACGGGCCCGGCGGCAGCGGTGTCCTGGCCACCGGCCACACCGACGGCACGACACGCCTGTGGAACGCCGCCGACCCCCGCCGGCCGCGCCTGCTGGCCACCCTGCCCGGACACACCGCCGCGGTCACCTCGGTGGCGTTCAGCCCGGACCGTCACACGATGGCGACCACCGGCGACACCACCGCCAGGGTCTGGGACGTGGGCGATCCCGCGGTCCCCCGCCTCCTCGACGTCCTGCGCGGACACACCGACACCGTTACCTCGTCCGCCTTCAGCCCCGGCGGCACGACCCTGGCGACCGGCAGCTGGGACCGCACCGCACGCATCTGGCACCTCGCCGCCGGCCGACGTACGCCACCACAGCCACAGCCACAGCCACCGGCCGTCCTGCCCGGCCATCCCGCGATCGTCTGGTCGGTCGCCTTCAGCCCGGACGGCACCACCCTCGTCACGGTCGGCGGATCCACCCACTTCTGGGACGTCACCACCCCCGCCGCCCCCCGGCGGACCAGCACGATCCAGGGCGGCTTCTACCAGGCCGCGTTCAGCCCGGACGGCCGCGTACTCGCCAACTCCGACCGGCTCCTGGACCTGCGGGACCTCTCCCTCGCGACCCACGACGACGTGGTCACCTCCCTGGCGTTCGCCCCCGGCGGCCGCCTGCTCGCCAGCGCCAGCTGGGACGGCACCGCACGCCTGTGGCAGGTCACCGGCGGCCGCGCCCTGCGGCCGCTGTCGGCCCTGCACGGACACACCAGGTTCGTCCGCTGCGTGACGTTCAGCCCGGACGGCCGCACCCTCGTCACCGCGAGCGAGGACGGCACCGCCCGCGTCTGGAACGTCACCGATCCCCGCAAGCCCCAACTGACATCGGTCATCGCCCCCGACGCCGGCGAAGTCGGCGGCACCGCCTTCGCCCCGGACGGCCGCCTCCTGGCCATCTGGGCACAAGCCACGGCCGGCCTGTGGGACCTGACCGACCCCGCCGGTCCCCGCCGGCTGAGCCGGATCGCCGAGGACGGCCAGCACATCACGGCGGCCTCGTTCCGCCCGGACGGCCGCACCCTGGTCACCAGCGCCGGCGAGTCCGGATCACTCGCGTTCTGGGACATCACCCGACCACGCACCCCCCGAGAACTCCCGTCCCCACTCCATTCCCTCCCCCTCACCGGCGGCGTCTTCAGCCCCGACAACCGCCGACTGGCCGCCTTCCACCGGACGGACAAGACCATCTGGCTTGTCGACGTCCACGACCTCCACCACCCGGCGAAGACGACCCAACTGCCGGCCTCCGGCTCCTGGATCTACACGCTGGCCTTCGACGCCGAAGGCCACCGCCTGGCAGCCGGCACCGCGGACAGCAAGGCCCTCCTGTGGGACCTGACCGGTCCGGCCACCCCCACCGTCCTCACCGGCCATGCGAACCCCGTACCGGCCGTGGCCTTCAGCCCGGACGGCGCCACCCTCGCCACCGGCGGCAACGACTTCACGATCCGCCTGTGGGACACCCACCTGCACGCGGTCACCGCCCGCATCTGCGACAGCGCCCACCCCCGCATCACCAAAGCCCAGTGGACCCAGCACTTCCCGGCCCTCGACTTCACCCCACCCTGCCCCGCCCCATGA
- the cseB gene encoding two-component system response regulator CseB, with translation MSVSEQVGGVSAPRVPDPVSVLVVEDDATIRRAVQLSLERYGYQVAVAMNGLDGLEAFRAGRHDLLILDVMLPELDGIGLCRRIREQSLVPVLMMSARGDALDVVSGLEAGADDYVVKPVDTPVLVARIRTLLRRATFRPAQPETTPARGAGPANPAVASADTGTTPAELVFGDLSVNTLGLDVHRDGQPVPLTPTELRLLLEFAAAPGAVLDRRRLLRDVWDYGWEGDTRVVDLCVLRLRKKIGAGRIETVRGFGYKLVRD, from the coding sequence ATGTCCGTATCTGAGCAGGTAGGTGGCGTGTCGGCACCCCGGGTCCCAGACCCCGTCAGCGTCCTCGTCGTCGAGGACGACGCCACCATCCGCCGCGCCGTACAGCTGTCCCTAGAGCGGTACGGCTATCAGGTAGCGGTGGCCATGAACGGACTCGACGGCTTGGAGGCGTTCCGGGCCGGCAGGCACGACCTGCTGATCCTGGACGTGATGCTGCCCGAACTCGACGGCATCGGGCTGTGCCGCCGGATCCGCGAGCAGAGCCTGGTCCCGGTCCTGATGATGTCCGCGCGCGGAGACGCCCTCGACGTGGTCTCCGGACTGGAGGCGGGCGCCGACGACTATGTCGTCAAACCCGTCGACACCCCAGTCCTCGTCGCCCGCATCCGGACGCTGCTGCGCCGCGCCACCTTCCGGCCCGCCCAACCGGAGACGACTCCGGCGCGCGGGGCCGGGCCGGCGAACCCCGCAGTCGCCTCCGCGGACACCGGGACGACCCCTGCGGAGCTGGTCTTCGGGGACCTGTCCGTGAACACCCTCGGCCTGGACGTACACCGGGACGGCCAGCCCGTTCCGCTGACCCCCACCGAGCTGCGGCTGCTGCTGGAGTTCGCGGCGGCACCCGGCGCCGTACTCGACCGCCGCCGTCTCCTGCGGGACGTGTGGGACTACGGCTGGGAGGGCGACACCCGCGTCGTGGACCTGTGCGTGCTACGGCTGCGCAAGAAGATCGGAGCCGGGCGGATCGAGACCGTCCGGGGCTTCGGCTACAAACTCGTCCGCGACTGA
- a CDS encoding DUF3592 domain-containing protein yields MSTSQVLWLFALIFIPAGAVIGAAAYRKVWQVRALVRRGARAHGVVVRLAATKLEGPGEGGTITFRSSGTTVYHPVIAWTTADGRAMETRTDIARSRDRTLAVGTRVEVRYDAAKPTRWTLPAESSLLWWLFVGIGALFVVIGSGFLVGALRTSGL; encoded by the coding sequence ATGAGCACGTCCCAGGTTCTTTGGCTCTTTGCGCTGATCTTCATCCCGGCCGGAGCCGTCATCGGCGCGGCGGCGTACCGCAAGGTGTGGCAGGTGCGCGCTCTGGTCCGGCGGGGGGCTCGGGCCCACGGCGTGGTGGTCCGCCTCGCGGCGACGAAGCTGGAGGGGCCGGGTGAGGGCGGCACCATCACCTTCCGAAGCTCCGGCACGACCGTGTACCACCCGGTCATCGCCTGGACCACCGCCGATGGCCGGGCGATGGAAACCAGGACGGACATAGCCCGCTCCCGGGACAGGACCCTGGCTGTCGGTACCCGGGTCGAGGTCCGCTACGACGCCGCGAAGCCCACCCGTTGGACGCTCCCGGCCGAGAGCAGCCTCCTGTGGTGGCTCTTCGTCGGGATCGGCGCCCTCTTCGTCGTGATCGGATCGGGTTTCCTCGTCGGAGCACTACGCACATCCGGGCTCTGA